In a genomic window of Gemmatimonadaceae bacterium:
- the bshC gene encoding bacillithiol biosynthesis BshC — translation MAGRVPEGLRIRRAPLGGSALSQAAQRGELAAWYARCPRTNADWRSHAAAVRQASPADWLTPLAAAFAATGAAADRLTRAAAGGVLVTTGQQPGLFGGPAYTFSKAMSALALADALEPVLGVPVAPVFWAATDDADWMEAAVTSFATTRGVVSAQLMGPATEGVAMSEVPLGDLSTARAALTSACGSAAHATVLELIDTAYVPHATIGGAYLQLLRALLEPLGIAVLDASHPALRTAADPFLRQALRRAGAVQSALQARTHAITAAGYAPQVDVVDGLSLVFRTQLESQQGVAQRTRERVPLDSAATVAREAEVGTLGANVLLRPVLERALLPTVCYLAGPGEYAYFAQVAPVAEALEAAAPVAAPRWACEVVETRALEHQAALGLDDAALRDPHAAEQILARARLDENVADTFERLRVTLDAQVRTLGESLAGEESPVAPETVQGLSRDLTHTLDRFERRLLAGVKRRETEAMREVAAVRAALRPNGASPERVLNLMPILVRYGTGVLTAMADAAAEHAAALVHGDAAAPVAETAGAS, via the coding sequence ATGGCCGGGCGTGTCCCGGAGGGACTGCGCATTCGGCGCGCGCCCCTGGGCGGCAGCGCGCTCTCGCAGGCCGCGCAGCGCGGCGAGCTGGCCGCGTGGTACGCCCGATGTCCACGCACCAACGCCGACTGGCGTTCGCATGCGGCGGCGGTTCGGCAGGCGTCGCCGGCCGACTGGCTGACGCCGCTGGCCGCCGCCTTCGCGGCGACCGGGGCGGCGGCCGACCGCCTGACCCGTGCGGCCGCCGGGGGCGTCCTTGTGACGACCGGGCAACAGCCGGGGCTCTTCGGCGGACCGGCCTACACGTTCAGCAAGGCCATGAGCGCGCTCGCGCTGGCCGACGCGCTGGAACCGGTGCTCGGCGTTCCGGTGGCCCCCGTCTTCTGGGCGGCGACGGACGACGCCGATTGGATGGAAGCGGCGGTCACATCGTTTGCGACTACGCGCGGCGTCGTGAGCGCGCAGTTGATGGGCCCCGCCACCGAAGGGGTGGCGATGTCGGAGGTCCCGCTCGGGGACCTGTCCACGGCCCGCGCCGCGTTGACCTCGGCCTGTGGGTCGGCGGCGCACGCTACGGTGCTCGAGCTGATCGACACCGCCTACGTACCGCACGCCACCATCGGCGGGGCGTATCTGCAGCTGCTGCGCGCGTTGTTGGAGCCGCTGGGCATCGCTGTTCTCGATGCGTCGCATCCGGCCCTGCGCACCGCGGCCGATCCGTTTTTGCGGCAGGCGCTGCGCCGGGCCGGGGCGGTGCAGAGCGCCCTGCAGGCGCGCACGCACGCCATCACGGCGGCCGGGTACGCGCCGCAGGTCGATGTCGTGGATGGGCTTTCGCTGGTGTTCCGCACCCAACTCGAAAGCCAGCAGGGCGTGGCACAGCGCACACGCGAGCGCGTGCCGCTCGACAGTGCCGCCACGGTGGCCCGCGAAGCGGAGGTGGGCACGCTCGGCGCCAACGTGTTGCTGCGCCCGGTGCTCGAACGTGCCTTGCTGCCGACCGTGTGTTATCTCGCCGGCCCCGGTGAGTACGCCTACTTCGCCCAAGTCGCTCCGGTGGCGGAGGCGCTGGAGGCCGCCGCACCGGTCGCCGCGCCGCGCTGGGCGTGTGAAGTCGTGGAGACGCGCGCGTTGGAGCATCAAGCCGCGCTCGGGCTCGATGATGCGGCGCTGCGCGATCCACATGCGGCCGAGCAGATTCTGGCGCGCGCACGGCTCGACGAAAACGTGGCGGACACGTTCGAGCGCCTGCGGGTCACGCTCGATGCACAGGTGCGCACGCTCGGGGAATCGTTGGCCGGCGAGGAGTCGCCCGTCGCTCCCGAAACGGTGCAGGGGCTCTCGCGAGACCTGACGCATACCCTCGACCGGTTCGAGCGGCGCTTGCTGGCGGGCGTCAAGCGCCGTGAGACGGAGGCGATGCGTGAGGTCGCCGCCGTGCGGGCGGCACTGCGCCCCAATGGCGCCTCGCCGGAGCGCGTGCTCAATCTGATGCCGATCCTCGTGCGTTATGGGACGGGCGTGCTGACCGCCATGGCCGACGCGGCGGCGGAGCATGCAGCGGCGTTGGTGCATGGCGATGCCGCGGCACCGGTAGCGGAGACCGCAGGCGCGTCATGA
- the murJ gene encoding murein biosynthesis integral membrane protein MurJ, protein MSGREGGRSAFVVGAGILVSRLMGLVRNYVVTSAFGLNAVTDAYNTAFKIPNAVRNLLGEGTMSASFVPVYSGLLARGDERGARALANAMLGLLLAAVSVLTLVGIVSAPLLTRVFATGFQGETAELTTRLTRILFPMTGVMVLSGWCLGVQNAHRRFFWSYASAAMWSLVQIVVLLIGGPRAADAVQLVTWLAWATLGGALLQIAAQLPEVLRLAGPLRPTLDRTVTGVVQTLRNVVPVVTALGAVQVSSFIDLWIASYLPEGAVTSMTLANNIALLPVSLFGVSVAAAALPEFSRESGTQAMDALRERLRGGWQRILFYIVPSALAFIALGNYIVGMLYRGGEFTAANQHTVHIVLGAFAVGLGSFASVKLLASCHYALQDYKTPLRASLTSIVVSAIASVVLAYALRHTTYAAAGIALGTSLGSYTNLSILMRGLRARLGTIYTPAMWQGTRRIALATAAATGVGVTGMLAQQQWAPDLHTRLAGIPVLMAFGLTYLVVAWWMGSAEAARWLRQRPRGRAATAGAANEQ, encoded by the coding sequence ATGAGCGGACGTGAGGGCGGACGCTCGGCGTTCGTCGTCGGCGCAGGGATCCTCGTCAGTCGCCTCATGGGACTGGTGCGCAACTACGTGGTCACGTCGGCGTTCGGTCTCAATGCGGTGACCGACGCCTACAACACCGCGTTCAAGATTCCCAATGCCGTGCGCAACCTGCTCGGCGAAGGCACAATGTCGGCGTCCTTCGTGCCGGTGTACAGTGGGCTCCTCGCCCGTGGTGATGAGCGCGGGGCGCGCGCGCTGGCAAACGCGATGCTCGGGTTGCTGCTGGCGGCCGTCTCGGTGCTCACGCTCGTGGGTATCGTGTCGGCGCCGCTCCTCACGCGGGTGTTTGCGACGGGCTTCCAGGGCGAAACCGCCGAGCTCACGACCCGACTGACCCGAATCCTGTTCCCCATGACCGGTGTCATGGTGTTGAGCGGCTGGTGTCTCGGCGTGCAGAACGCCCATCGCCGTTTCTTCTGGAGCTATGCGAGCGCGGCCATGTGGTCGCTGGTGCAGATCGTGGTGCTGCTGATCGGCGGTCCGCGCGCGGCCGACGCGGTGCAATTGGTGACGTGGCTCGCCTGGGCCACCCTCGGCGGTGCGCTGCTGCAGATCGCTGCACAACTGCCGGAGGTGCTGCGGCTTGCTGGCCCGCTGCGCCCCACGCTGGACCGCACCGTGACGGGCGTCGTGCAGACGCTCCGGAATGTCGTGCCGGTGGTGACGGCGCTCGGCGCCGTGCAGGTGTCGAGCTTCATCGACCTGTGGATCGCTTCGTATCTCCCCGAGGGTGCGGTGACGAGCATGACGCTCGCGAACAACATCGCGCTGCTCCCGGTGTCGTTGTTCGGTGTGTCGGTGGCCGCCGCGGCGCTGCCGGAGTTCTCTCGGGAGTCGGGGACGCAGGCGATGGACGCGCTGCGCGAGCGACTCCGCGGGGGCTGGCAGCGCATTCTCTTCTACATCGTACCCAGCGCCCTCGCATTCATTGCGCTCGGCAACTACATCGTGGGCATGCTGTATCGTGGCGGCGAGTTCACCGCCGCGAATCAGCACACGGTGCACATCGTGTTGGGAGCGTTCGCCGTGGGGCTGGGCAGCTTTGCGTCGGTGAAGCTGCTGGCGTCGTGCCACTACGCGCTGCAGGACTACAAGACGCCGTTGCGCGCGTCGCTCACGAGCATTGTCGTGTCGGCCATTGCGTCGGTCGTGCTGGCCTACGCCCTCCGCCATACCACGTACGCTGCCGCCGGTATCGCGCTCGGCACGTCGCTCGGATCGTATACCAACCTGAGTATCCTCATGCGCGGGCTGCGCGCGCGACTCGGGACCATCTACACGCCCGCCATGTGGCAGGGCACCCGACGCATCGCCCTGGCCACGGCCGCGGCCACCGGGGTCGGCGTCACGGGCATGCTGGCGCAGCAGCAGTGGGCGCCGGATCTGCATACGCGCCTCGCGGGGATCCCGGTGCTGATGGCGTTCGGGCTCACGTATCTCGTGGTGGCCTGGTGGATGGGCTCGGCCGAGGCGGCACGATGGCTGCGTCAGCGTCCGCGGGGGCGCGCGGCGACCGCCGGAGCGGCCAATGAGCAGTGA
- the uvrC gene encoding excinuclease ABC subunit UvrC yields MSSETGPHVPVGGGVQEQSIEQLPLPDDEWTRAALARGMPERVARRLPHLADGPGVYLWKDADGAVLYVGKAKRLRSRVRSYWTQDHETSPKTRGLLRKVRDLDTIVVPSEAHALILEATLIKEYRPRFNIALRDDKSYPYIKVTVQEPFPRVIVTRRLLEDGARYFGPYTDVGAMRRALNVVKRIFTVRSCHYALPREAPERPCLDYFIKRCKAPCVGYQSVEDYRTMIDEVVWFLEGRTGEVVRQIKSRMLEASERLDFETAGELRDALRHLEKMEEPTVVLEVEGGDRDVVGYARDGEDACVVILRIRGGKLLARDHRLLEHAEGEEDESVLAACLAQWYRTAEARAADLLVPFDFPDREMLEASLEGTHIRVPQRGSRRALVDLADQNARHLLEEFKLASLEADERAADPVYELQRELGLPRLPRSLVCFDISHAQGTDVVASAVWFENARPKRSEYRKFKIQIFEGNDDFKSMHEVVTRFFRRRLDEEKPLPDLAVIDGGKGQLGMARDALDALGVTQIGLISLAKKDEEIFLPGQSDPVRLPRRSPALRMLQQARDEAHRFAITFQRQKRAARTITSELLKIPGIGPNKRRALLHVFGSVQGVKDASVEAIAAVPGFGETSARKVLQALGVELPVAPAPDIAAAAPPPSSDLVSDSPSPSE; encoded by the coding sequence ATGAGCAGTGAGACGGGGCCGCACGTCCCGGTTGGTGGTGGCGTGCAGGAGCAGAGCATCGAACAGTTGCCGCTGCCCGACGACGAGTGGACCCGAGCCGCCCTCGCACGGGGCATGCCCGAGCGCGTCGCGCGTCGCTTGCCGCATCTGGCTGATGGCCCGGGCGTGTACCTGTGGAAGGATGCCGACGGTGCGGTGCTGTACGTGGGCAAGGCCAAGCGGCTTCGCAGTCGCGTGCGCAGTTACTGGACGCAGGATCACGAGACGAGCCCCAAGACGCGCGGACTGCTGCGGAAGGTGCGCGACCTCGACACGATCGTGGTGCCGAGTGAAGCGCATGCGCTCATTCTCGAAGCCACGCTGATCAAGGAGTATCGCCCGCGCTTCAACATTGCGCTGCGCGACGACAAGTCGTACCCGTACATCAAGGTCACGGTGCAGGAGCCGTTCCCGCGGGTGATCGTAACGCGGCGCCTGCTCGAAGATGGCGCGCGGTATTTCGGACCGTACACCGACGTGGGCGCGATGCGACGCGCCCTCAATGTGGTGAAGCGGATCTTCACGGTCCGTTCGTGCCACTACGCGCTGCCGCGTGAGGCACCGGAGCGGCCCTGTCTCGACTACTTCATCAAGCGATGCAAGGCCCCGTGCGTGGGCTATCAGTCCGTCGAGGACTACCGCACGATGATCGATGAAGTCGTGTGGTTCCTCGAGGGCCGCACCGGTGAGGTCGTGCGTCAGATCAAGTCGCGCATGCTCGAGGCGTCCGAGCGACTCGACTTCGAGACGGCCGGCGAGTTACGCGACGCGCTCCGGCATCTCGAGAAGATGGAAGAGCCCACGGTGGTGCTCGAGGTGGAAGGCGGAGACCGCGACGTGGTGGGCTATGCCCGCGATGGCGAAGATGCGTGCGTGGTGATTCTGCGTATTCGCGGTGGCAAGCTGCTGGCGCGCGATCATCGCCTGCTCGAGCATGCTGAGGGCGAGGAGGATGAGAGCGTACTCGCCGCCTGTCTGGCGCAGTGGTATCGCACCGCCGAGGCGCGCGCGGCCGATCTGCTGGTGCCGTTCGACTTCCCGGATCGCGAGATGTTGGAGGCGTCGCTCGAGGGCACCCACATTCGCGTGCCGCAGCGTGGCTCGCGCCGGGCGCTCGTGGATCTGGCCGATCAGAACGCGCGGCATCTGCTCGAAGAGTTCAAGCTGGCGTCGCTCGAGGCGGACGAACGCGCGGCCGATCCAGTCTACGAGCTGCAGCGTGAACTTGGGTTGCCGCGTTTGCCGCGGTCGCTCGTGTGCTTCGATATCTCGCACGCGCAGGGCACCGATGTCGTGGCCAGTGCGGTGTGGTTCGAGAACGCGCGCCCCAAGCGCAGTGAGTACCGCAAGTTCAAGATCCAGATCTTCGAAGGCAACGACGACTTCAAGTCGATGCATGAAGTCGTGACCCGGTTCTTCCGACGCCGGCTTGACGAAGAGAAGCCGCTTCCCGATCTCGCCGTGATCGACGGGGGCAAGGGGCAGCTGGGCATGGCGCGCGACGCGCTCGATGCGCTGGGCGTCACCCAGATCGGTCTCATCAGCCTGGCGAAGAAGGATGAAGAGATCTTCCTGCCCGGACAGTCGGACCCGGTTCGACTGCCCCGACGGTCACCCGCGTTGCGCATGCTGCAACAGGCGCGCGATGAAGCGCACCGGTTTGCGATCACGTTCCAGCGACAGAAGCGCGCGGCGCGTACGATCACATCAGAACTGCTCAAGATCCCGGGGATTGGCCCCAACAAGCGTCGCGCGCTCCTGCACGTCTTTGGCAGTGTGCAGGGCGTCAAGGACGCCAGTGTTGAGGCGATCGCTGCCGTTCCGGGATTTGGCGAGACCTCGGCGCGCAAGGTCCTGCAGGCGCTGGGGGTCGAGCTTCCGGTAGCACCGGCCCCCGACATCGCGGCTGCAGCACCACCGCCGTCATCCGACCTCGTTTCCGACTCTCCTTCCCCCTCCGAATGA
- a CDS encoding threonine synthase, with protein sequence MTTFTWTLRCSACDTEVPVAGASLCPACHQPLFARYAPVPKGTPLAPRWDMWRYTPFLPLLAGETPVSLGEGLTPLIPSPELAKAVGVRALWIKDESQNPTGSFKARGMSAAVTRAKAAGVPGIVVPTAGNAGAALAAYGAAAGVPIRVYAPRTTPRPILDTIEAMGAELIRIDGHIGDAGKMSLAFAAESGYVAISTLREPYRAEGMKTMGFELAEQLGWRIPDVIVYPTGGGEGTVGIWKAFQELAAGGWIDAARVQPQYVVAQAAGCAPIARAFAAGAEKAEPWVDPVTYAAGLRVPSPLGDRILLRVLRETNGVAGTASEEAIKEWTFRVAKATGVDSAPEDGCALSVLRDAVQAGTVSADAEVVVFNTGSGASYRQ encoded by the coding sequence ATGACCACGTTCACCTGGACGCTCCGCTGCTCGGCGTGTGATACCGAGGTTCCCGTCGCCGGCGCCTCGCTGTGCCCGGCCTGTCATCAGCCGCTGTTCGCGCGCTACGCTCCGGTGCCCAAGGGCACCCCGTTGGCGCCGCGGTGGGATATGTGGCGGTACACGCCCTTCCTGCCGCTGCTCGCCGGTGAGACGCCGGTGTCGCTCGGCGAAGGGCTCACGCCGCTGATTCCGTCGCCGGAGTTGGCGAAGGCGGTTGGCGTGCGCGCGCTGTGGATCAAGGACGAGAGCCAGAACCCGACGGGCTCGTTCAAGGCGCGGGGCATGAGTGCGGCGGTCACCCGCGCGAAGGCGGCCGGGGTGCCGGGCATCGTCGTGCCGACCGCCGGCAACGCCGGGGCCGCGCTCGCGGCGTATGGCGCGGCCGCGGGGGTGCCGATTCGCGTATACGCCCCCCGCACGACTCCTCGGCCGATTCTCGATACGATCGAGGCCATGGGGGCGGAGCTCATTCGCATTGACGGCCATATCGGCGATGCCGGCAAGATGTCACTCGCCTTTGCGGCCGAGTCCGGCTACGTCGCCATCTCGACGCTGCGCGAGCCCTATCGCGCGGAGGGGATGAAGACGATGGGCTTCGAGCTGGCCGAGCAGCTGGGCTGGCGCATCCCGGACGTCATCGTCTATCCGACCGGGGGCGGGGAAGGGACCGTGGGGATCTGGAAGGCCTTCCAGGAGCTCGCGGCGGGTGGGTGGATCGACGCCGCGCGGGTCCAGCCGCAGTACGTCGTCGCGCAGGCGGCCGGGTGTGCGCCCATTGCGCGGGCCTTCGCGGCGGGCGCCGAGAAGGCGGAACCGTGGGTCGATCCGGTGACCTACGCGGCCGGTCTTCGCGTACCGTCGCCGCTCGGCGACCGCATCCTCCTGCGGGTCCTTCGCGAGACGAATGGCGTCGCCGGAACGGCCTCCGAGGAGGCGATCAAGGAGTGGACGTTCCGGGTCGCGAAGGCCACGGGCGTGGACTCCGCGCCAGAGGACGGCTGCGCCCTCTCCGTGCTCCGCGATGCGGTGCAGGCCGGCACGGTGAGCGCCGACGCCGAGGTGGTGGTGTTCAATACCGGCAGCGGGGCGTCGTACCGCCAGTAA
- a CDS encoding DUF512 domain-containing protein, translated as MVRVTRVEPGSIADDLGIVPGTELLAVNERPLEDFLDWEFLTADDAFVVSARLPDGQTVEYEIEREGGESMGVELAPPTVRRCANRCEFCFIEGLPKGLRKGLYIRDDDYRLSFAYGNFATLSNVKERDIARILEYRLSPLYVSVHATPWEARKVLLNNPRVPNIVEQMTRLAEGGIQFHCQMVVVPGLNDGEVLEQSLTDLWNLGDAVMSVALVPVGVTQFSHLYSGKPMDAENAKRLLDAVHRWEERGLAERDDRWVFGSDELYLLAGEPLPDVEHYGEFVQIENGVGAVTSLRARVAEGLAQLPRLEGKRIGIVTGVSMTPLMPELLEQLHAATGAEFVLITAENSLFGPTTTTAGLLVGADIRRVLADRHDLDLALIPAECINDDGLFLDEDTFIAVRESLPMPVYPSYDFIDALVPEGNAAVPSIA; from the coding sequence ATGGTTCGCGTCACGCGTGTTGAGCCGGGGAGCATTGCCGATGACCTTGGCATCGTTCCCGGCACTGAGCTGCTCGCCGTCAACGAACGGCCGCTGGAGGACTTCCTCGATTGGGAGTTCCTCACGGCGGACGATGCGTTTGTCGTGTCGGCACGCCTCCCCGATGGACAGACGGTCGAGTACGAGATCGAGCGCGAAGGCGGCGAGTCCATGGGGGTGGAGCTGGCGCCGCCCACCGTGCGCCGCTGCGCGAACCGTTGCGAGTTCTGCTTCATCGAGGGGCTCCCGAAGGGGCTCCGGAAGGGGCTCTACATTCGCGACGACGATTACCGGTTGTCGTTCGCCTACGGCAACTTCGCGACGCTGTCGAACGTGAAGGAGCGCGATATCGCGCGCATCCTCGAGTACCGCCTCTCGCCGCTTTACGTGTCGGTGCATGCCACGCCGTGGGAAGCACGGAAGGTGCTGCTCAACAATCCGCGCGTGCCCAACATCGTGGAGCAGATGACGCGCCTGGCGGAGGGGGGCATCCAGTTCCACTGCCAGATGGTGGTGGTGCCCGGGCTCAACGACGGCGAGGTGCTCGAGCAGTCGCTGACGGATCTGTGGAATCTGGGCGATGCCGTGATGTCCGTTGCGCTGGTGCCGGTGGGGGTGACGCAGTTCAGTCACCTGTATTCGGGCAAGCCGATGGACGCCGAAAATGCCAAGCGTCTGCTCGACGCGGTGCATCGCTGGGAAGAGCGCGGGCTCGCCGAGCGCGACGACCGGTGGGTGTTCGGCTCCGATGAGCTCTATCTGCTGGCCGGCGAACCCCTGCCAGATGTGGAGCACTACGGCGAGTTCGTGCAGATCGAGAACGGCGTGGGGGCGGTGACCTCGCTCCGGGCCCGGGTCGCCGAGGGGCTGGCGCAGCTGCCGCGCCTGGAGGGCAAGCGGATCGGGATCGTGACGGGTGTCTCCATGACCCCGCTGATGCCCGAACTGCTCGAGCAGCTTCACGCGGCCACCGGCGCCGAGTTCGTGCTGATTACGGCCGAGAACTCGCTCTTCGGGCCGACCACCACGACGGCCGGCCTGCTGGTCGGTGCCGACATCCGGCGCGTGCTCGCGGATCGCCACGATCTCGACCTCGCGCTGATCCCGGCCGAGTGCATCAACGATGACGGGCTGTTCCTCGACGAGGACACCTTCATTGCCGTACGGGAATCGCTGCCGATGCCTGTGTATCCCTCCTACGATTTCATCGACGCGCTCGTCCCGGAAGGGAATGCGGCGGTGCCTTCCATCGCCTGA
- the der gene encoding ribosome biogenesis GTPase Der, translating to MSLPVVAVIGRPNVGKSHLFNRVIGEATAIVSDEAGTTRDRHFGQADWAGRKFWLVDTGGLVEDSTLPMDTAIRHQVMQAMDEADLMLFVVDAKVGVHPSDARIVDLLRNARKPWLLVANKVDDPNSSDFYEFYRLGVTDVYPVSAANGKGSGDLLDAVVAAIPEAEVEESEAVRVAVIGRPNVGKSSFVNRLLGEERLVVNDESGTTRDAIDAPMRYHDRDLIFVDTAGLRRQSKIDDGIEFYSALRTRRAIDSSDVCVLMIDATEGLQNQDLKIATLAWEAGRGLIIVINKWDLYEDKTDKSSAKFRKDAVEKAPYLEYVPFLFTSAKTGQRVTKALDLVLEVQEQRLRRVSTSQVNDALAEIVAKLQPPQAAGREVKLNYATQVEVAPPTFAFFGNAPELIPEHYIRYIHNQLRDKWGFTGAPVRIVLKRKNS from the coding sequence ATGAGTCTTCCTGTCGTTGCCGTCATTGGTCGCCCAAATGTGGGCAAGTCGCACCTCTTCAACCGCGTGATCGGCGAAGCTACCGCCATCGTGAGCGATGAAGCGGGGACGACGCGCGATCGGCATTTCGGCCAGGCCGACTGGGCCGGCCGCAAGTTCTGGCTGGTGGACACGGGCGGGCTGGTCGAAGACTCGACCCTGCCGATGGACACCGCGATTCGTCATCAGGTCATGCAGGCGATGGACGAGGCCGACCTGATGCTCTTCGTGGTCGATGCCAAGGTGGGCGTGCATCCCAGTGACGCCCGCATCGTGGACCTGCTGCGCAATGCGCGGAAGCCGTGGCTGCTCGTCGCCAACAAGGTGGACGACCCGAACAGCAGCGACTTTTACGAGTTCTATCGGCTGGGCGTGACCGACGTCTATCCCGTGTCGGCGGCAAATGGGAAGGGCTCCGGCGATCTGCTCGATGCCGTCGTCGCGGCGATTCCGGAGGCGGAAGTCGAGGAGTCCGAAGCCGTGCGCGTGGCCGTCATCGGCCGTCCGAACGTCGGCAAGTCGAGCTTCGTGAACCGCCTGCTCGGTGAAGAGCGGCTGGTGGTGAACGACGAGTCCGGCACGACGCGCGACGCCATCGACGCGCCGATGCGCTACCACGACCGCGACCTGATCTTTGTGGATACGGCCGGTTTGCGCCGTCAGTCCAAGATCGACGATGGCATCGAGTTCTACTCGGCGCTGCGCACGCGGCGCGCCATCGACTCGAGCGACGTGTGCGTGCTCATGATCGATGCGACTGAGGGCCTGCAGAATCAGGACCTCAAGATCGCCACGCTTGCCTGGGAAGCCGGGCGCGGCCTGATCATCGTGATCAACAAGTGGGACCTGTACGAGGACAAGACCGACAAGAGTTCGGCCAAGTTCCGCAAGGATGCTGTGGAGAAGGCGCCGTACCTCGAGTACGTGCCGTTCCTGTTCACCTCGGCCAAGACCGGGCAGCGCGTCACCAAGGCGCTCGATCTCGTCCTTGAGGTGCAGGAGCAGCGGCTGCGGCGTGTGAGCACGTCGCAGGTGAACGACGCGCTGGCCGAGATCGTGGCGAAGCTGCAGCCGCCGCAAGCCGCCGGGCGTGAGGTGAAGCTGAACTACGCCACGCAGGTGGAAGTCGCGCCGCCGACGTTCGCGTTCTTCGGGAACGCGCCGGAGCTGATCCCCGAGCACTACATCCGCTACATCCACAATCAGCTCCGCGACAAGTGGGGCTTCACCGGTGCGCCGGTGCGGATCGTGCTCAAGAGGAAGAACAGTTGA
- the plsY gene encoding glycerol-3-phosphate 1-O-acyltransferase PlsY: MSPLSPMLWIALGLAYVVGSFPTAFLVGKANGVDLRTVGSGNLGATNVFRTLGWKWGLLVYVVDFLKGLLPVLYLPAFAGVAGGTSAWAMAFGVLAIVGHVKPVFLLGKGGGKGVATASGVFVALSPVAAGLAVAAFVVCVAMTRYVSLGSLVGAAVLAVTLLVRDGSTLLTWLGCVIAAFVFYTHRDNIGRLRRGEERRIGTKSTVGGTA; encoded by the coding sequence TTGAGCCCCCTGTCCCCGATGCTGTGGATCGCGCTTGGGCTGGCGTACGTCGTGGGGTCGTTCCCCACGGCGTTTCTCGTCGGCAAGGCCAATGGCGTGGATCTGCGGACCGTCGGATCGGGGAACCTGGGTGCGACGAACGTCTTCCGCACGCTCGGGTGGAAGTGGGGGCTGTTGGTCTATGTCGTGGATTTCCTGAAGGGGTTGCTGCCCGTGCTCTACCTGCCGGCGTTTGCCGGGGTGGCGGGGGGGACCTCGGCCTGGGCGATGGCGTTCGGCGTGCTCGCGATCGTGGGACACGTGAAGCCGGTATTCCTGCTCGGCAAGGGCGGTGGCAAGGGCGTGGCGACCGCCAGCGGCGTGTTCGTGGCGCTCTCGCCGGTGGCCGCTGGATTGGCGGTCGCGGCGTTTGTGGTGTGCGTGGCGATGACGCGATACGTGTCGCTGGGATCGCTGGTTGGCGCGGCGGTACTCGCGGTTACGCTGCTCGTGCGCGATGGGTCGACGCTGCTCACGTGGCTCGGGTGTGTCATCGCGGCCTTCGTGTTTTACACGCATCGCGACAACATCGGCCGTCTGCGGCGCGGCGAAGAGCGTCGCATCGGTACCAAATCGACAGTGGGAGGCACGGCCTGA
- a CDS encoding NAD(P)-dependent glycerol-3-phosphate dehydrogenase → MGGGTTTCAVIGGGAWGTAIADRLARNGHPVRLWAREADVVAAVNTQHENPRFLAGHALAPTLVATSDMAAALQDAALVVYAAPSHVLRGVVAAGAASLAPQAVLSVATKGIERETLALMTDVVHQEAGAHPVVAVSGPSFAAEVAQGQPTAVVAACTDHDAARLVQAAMSASAFRVYTSDDVTGVELGGALKNVMAVATGILDGLGLGFNPRAALMTRGLAEMTRLGVALGAKADTFAGLAGLGDLVLTCTGALSRNRAVGVAIGQGQTLEQFLAGKDSVAEGVLNTQSAKALADKVGVEMPIVDATYRILFEGQAPRTAVAELMARELRAERD, encoded by the coding sequence ATGGGCGGAGGCACGACGACGTGCGCCGTGATCGGCGGTGGCGCGTGGGGCACGGCGATTGCCGATCGCCTCGCGCGGAACGGTCATCCGGTGCGTCTGTGGGCGCGCGAAGCCGACGTCGTGGCCGCGGTGAACACGCAGCACGAGAATCCGCGCTTTCTGGCGGGTCATGCGCTCGCGCCCACGCTCGTGGCCACGAGTGACATGGCCGCCGCGCTGCAGGATGCCGCGCTCGTGGTGTATGCGGCGCCGTCGCATGTGCTGCGCGGGGTGGTGGCGGCCGGTGCCGCCTCGCTGGCCCCGCAGGCCGTGTTGAGCGTGGCGACCAAGGGCATCGAACGCGAGACGCTCGCGCTCATGACCGATGTGGTGCACCAGGAAGCGGGTGCGCATCCCGTGGTCGCGGTGAGTGGCCCCAGCTTTGCCGCCGAAGTGGCGCAGGGGCAGCCGACCGCCGTCGTCGCCGCGTGCACCGATCATGACGCCGCGCGTCTGGTGCAGGCGGCGATGAGTGCGTCGGCCTTTCGGGTCTACACCAGCGATGACGTGACCGGTGTAGAGCTCGGCGGCGCGCTCAAGAACGTGATGGCCGTTGCGACCGGGATCCTCGATGGGCTCGGGCTGGGCTTCAACCCGCGGGCGGCGCTGATGACGCGTGGCCTGGCCGAGATGACGCGACTGGGCGTGGCGTTGGGCGCGAAGGCCGACACCTTCGCCGGCCTCGCGGGGCTCGGCGATCTCGTGCTCACGTGCACGGGGGCGCTCTCCCGGAACCGCGCGGTCGGCGTCGCGATCGGGCAGGGGCAAACACTCGAGCAGTTTCTCGCCGGCAAGGACAGCGTGGCCGAGGGGGTGCTCAACACCCAGAGCGCGAAGGCGCTCGCCGACAAGGTGGGCGTGGAGATGCCCATCGTGGACGCGACGTATCGCATCCTGTTCGAGGGGCAGGCGCCACGGACCGCGGTGGCCGAGCTCATGGCGCGCGAGCTACGGGCGGAGCGCGACTGA